Proteins encoded within one genomic window of Oncorhynchus tshawytscha isolate Ot180627B linkage group LG02, Otsh_v2.0, whole genome shotgun sequence:
- the LOC112216774 gene encoding E3 ubiquitin-protein ligase DTX3L isoform X5, with protein MSDVEDMETSPTEMNRNHEVSGPEQQRPHDLSQIQIHVPTGTSSGPVTVIQSQPQRSSVSQSAFTYKPHSSSSKEMSVDYPAEGDNGSARNKQSQRDQHSPINPQSTQDVDLNQAKDEREEKQTTLDEATVYVIVEWPWKAILSWKSILQKSLQSWLNNNFKETDCTVERLNGNVAEVKIHPPSVVEDLLKLKETQLTFKDKAKTSATVRFHGAIPPSFKPWNQSNSKPSSMEDLPPTSNMPQDVKLPITVSASIDIGGYKPEVRAALHRHYHTTDHKLAVKGSFDEVNQFHTEFTKIVRETETEPEADWNDNAEAAQSMTHNGMKTHEEPGQKEISFPVPLNHFVYMNQAYRKEMEDIEKRNGVKINAEVKVSIKEDTQKTGRNVMLTKAHQEFSDLFQKYVVDLDSISTHLTPGDPGDLMNTLKNIQNEETRLVLNVSANGCVVFGPAQSIMAVEKALGMKTTVMTFGMDHSSTEKASGFAGGPVLRSPKTPWLIGMDIKDPLLSHGLAMDQTHWDLMISAFHEKITAIKNKFRVDFMVEKSPGKVKIKTRPTTSHTPPAVSLESHAIRALMHLYQKVATSAMSCHLLDPTHAKTVGDKLEEILPRHRCVWAGENYGPCRLIGLPQHLGPAVKELEMMLKRPMFKEEDKHKIEYPGARSSTGAAMGGAVGDGGATGGPEDNCSICMDRFINKRKLSCSHEFCTDCLRKAVEFSGPRCPLCKDVFGKVEGDQPEGTMKVKHESYRCIPGYHGYGMIVISYDIPSGKQTKKHSNPGKGFIGAHRIAYLPDNQEGNEVLKLLERAFNQKLIFTVGTSRTTGTDDCVTWNDIHHKTNIDGGAQGFGYPDPDYLSRVKSELKAKGIE; from the exons CCTCATTCATCCTCTTCCAAAGAGATGAGTGTGGATTATCCTGCTGAAGGAGATAATGGCTCTGCTAGAAACAAACAATCACAGCGAGACCAACATTCTCCCATCAACCCCCAAAGCACTCAGGATGTG GACCTGAATCAGGCAAAGGACGAGAGAGAGGAAAAGCAGACCACTTTAGATGAGGCTACAGTCTATGTCATTGTGGAGTGGCCTTGGAAAGCAATATTGTCATGGAAGTCTATACTTCAAAAAAGTCTCCAGTCGTGGTTGAATAATAACTTTAAAGAAACAGATTGCACCGTGGAAAGGCTGAACGGAAACGTGGCCGAAGTCAAGATACATCCCCCATCAG TCGTTGAGGACCTTCTGAAGCTGAAGGAAACGCAGTTGACCTTCAAAGACAAGGCCAAGACATCAGCCACTGTGCGGTTTCACGGGGCTATACCACCATCATTTAAACCCTGGAATCAATCAAACAGTAAACCCAGCTCAATGGAAGACTTGCCTCCAACATCCAACATGCCACAGGAT GTCAAACTCCCAATAACTGTAAGTGCTAGCATTGACATCGGTGGCTACAAACCTGAAGTACGGGCTGCCCTTCACCGTCATTACCACACCACCGATCACAAGTTGGCTGTAAAAGGGAGCTTTGATGAAGTGAACCAGTTCCACACAGAGTTTACCAAGATCGTCAGGGAAACGGAAACCGAGCCAGAAGCAGATTGGAACGATAATGCAGAAGCAGCACAAAGCATGACTCACAATGGAATGAAGACCCATGAAGAACCTGGGCAGAAGGAAATTAGCTTTCCAGTCCCACTGAACCACTTTGTGTACATGAATCAGGCCTACCGGAAGGAGATGGAGGACATAGAGAAAAGAAATGGAGTCAAAATCAATGCAGAAGTGAAGGTGTCCATCAAAGAGGACACACAGAAAACAGGCAGAAATGTTATGCTGACCAAAGCCCACCAGGAGTTCAGTGACCTCTTCCAGAAGTATGTAGTTGATTTGGACAGCATTTCCACCCATCTCACACCTGGGGATCCAGGAGACCTCATGAatacgctgaaaaacatccagaaTGAGGAGACTAGGCTGGTACTAAATGTGTCTGCCAATGGCTGCGTTGTGTTTGGGCCGGCTCAGAGCATCATGGCAGTCGAGAAGGCTCTTGGGATGAAGACTACAGTAATGACATTTGGAATGGATCACAGCTCCACAGAGAAAGCATCTGGATTTGCTGGAGGACCGGTTTTGAGATCTCCAAAAACACCATGGTTGATTGGGATGGACATCAAAGATCCACTTTTGTCACACGGGCTGGCCATGGACCAGACTCACTGGGATCTAATGATATCTGCCTTTCATGAGAAAATAACAGCAATCAAAAATAAATTTAGAGTGGATTTCATGGTGGAAAAGTCTCCAGGCAAGGTAAAAATTAAAACCAGACCTACAACATCACACACTCCACCGGCAGTCTCTCTGGAAAGCCACGCCATCAGAGCTCTCATGCACCTCTACCAGAAGGTTGCGACATCAGCGATGAGCTGCCACCTGCTGGACCCTACCCATGCAAAGACTGTGGGGGACAAGCTGGAGGAGATCCTCCCTCGACACCGCTGTGTCTGGGCAGGAGAAAACTATGGTCCCTGTAGGCTGATCGGCCTACCGCAACATTTGGGCCCTGCTGTCAAAGAGCTAGAGATGATGCTGAAAAGGCCCATGTTTAAAGAAGAAGACAAGCACAAGATTGAGTATCCTGGCGCCAGATCCAGCACTGGAGCAGCCATGGGGGGAGCAGTCGGAGATGGAGGAGCAACAGGAGGGCCTGAAGATAATTGCTCCATATGCATGGACAGATTTATCAACAAGAGGAAGTTGTCCTGCAGCCATGAGTTTTGTACAGATTGTCTGAGGAAGGCAGTGGAATTCTCAGGCCCCAGATGTCCTTTGTGTAAGGATGTGTTTGGAAAGGTGGAGGGAGACCAGCCTGAGGGAACAATGAAAGTGAAACATGAAAGTTACCGCTGCATACCTGGATACCATGGCTACGGCATGATAGTTATCAGCTATGATATACCAAGTGGAAAACAGACG AAGAAACATTCCAACCCTGGAAAAGGATTCATTGGGGCCCATAGAATAGCTTATCTCCCTGACAACCAGGAGGGCAACGAAGTGCTGAAGTTACTGGAGAGAGCTTTCAACCAGAAGCTGATTTTCACAGTTGGGACCTCCAGAACCACTGGGACAGACGACTGTGTGACATGGAATGACATTCACCACAAGACCAACATCGATGGAGGGGCACAAGG ttttggttatcctgacccTGACTACCTGAGCAGAGTGAAGAGTGAGCTGAAAGCCAAAGGCATTGAATGA
- the LOC112216774 gene encoding E3 ubiquitin-protein ligase DTX3L isoform X6, protein MSDVEDMETSPTEMNRNHEVSGPEQQRPHDLSQIQIHVPTGTSSGPVTVIQSQPQRSSVSQSAFTYKDLNQAKDEREEKQTTLDEATVYVIVEWPWKAILSWKSILQKSLQSWLNNNFKETDCTVERLNGNVAEVKIHPPSVVEDLLKLKETQLTFKDKAKTSATVRFHGAIPPSFKPWNQSNSKPSSMEDLPPTSNMPQDVKLPITVSASIDIGGYKPEVRAALHRHYHTTDHKLAVKGSFDEVNQFHTEFTKIVRETETEPEADWNDNAEAAQSMTHNGMKTHEEPGQKEISFPVPLNHFVYMNQAYRKEMEDIEKRNGVKINAEVKVSIKEDTQKTGRNVMLTKAHQEFSDLFQKYVVDLDSISTHLTPGDPGDLMNTLKNIQNEETRLVLNVSANGCVVFGPAQSIMAVEKALGMKTTVMTFGMDHSSTEKASGFAGGPVLRSPKTPWLIGMDIKDPLLSHGLAMDQTHWDLMISAFHEKITAIKNKFRVDFMVEKSPGKVKIKTRPTTSHTPPAVSLESHAIRALMHLYQKVATSAMSCHLLDPTHAKTVGDKLEEILPRHRCVWAGENYGPCRLIGLPQHLGPAVKELEMMLKRPMFKEEDKHKIEYPGARSSTGAAMGGAVGDGGATGGPEDNCSICMDRFINKRKLSCSHEFCTDCLRKAVEFSGPRCPLCKDVFGKVEGDQPEGTMKVKHESYRCIPGYHGYGMIVISYDIPSGKQTKKHSNPGKGFIGAHRIAYLPDNQEGNEVLKLLERAFNQKLIFTVGTSRTTGTDDCVTWNDIHHKTNIDGGAQGFGYPDPDYLSRVKSELKAKGIE, encoded by the exons GACCTGAATCAGGCAAAGGACGAGAGAGAGGAAAAGCAGACCACTTTAGATGAGGCTACAGTCTATGTCATTGTGGAGTGGCCTTGGAAAGCAATATTGTCATGGAAGTCTATACTTCAAAAAAGTCTCCAGTCGTGGTTGAATAATAACTTTAAAGAAACAGATTGCACCGTGGAAAGGCTGAACGGAAACGTGGCCGAAGTCAAGATACATCCCCCATCAG TCGTTGAGGACCTTCTGAAGCTGAAGGAAACGCAGTTGACCTTCAAAGACAAGGCCAAGACATCAGCCACTGTGCGGTTTCACGGGGCTATACCACCATCATTTAAACCCTGGAATCAATCAAACAGTAAACCCAGCTCAATGGAAGACTTGCCTCCAACATCCAACATGCCACAGGAT GTCAAACTCCCAATAACTGTAAGTGCTAGCATTGACATCGGTGGCTACAAACCTGAAGTACGGGCTGCCCTTCACCGTCATTACCACACCACCGATCACAAGTTGGCTGTAAAAGGGAGCTTTGATGAAGTGAACCAGTTCCACACAGAGTTTACCAAGATCGTCAGGGAAACGGAAACCGAGCCAGAAGCAGATTGGAACGATAATGCAGAAGCAGCACAAAGCATGACTCACAATGGAATGAAGACCCATGAAGAACCTGGGCAGAAGGAAATTAGCTTTCCAGTCCCACTGAACCACTTTGTGTACATGAATCAGGCCTACCGGAAGGAGATGGAGGACATAGAGAAAAGAAATGGAGTCAAAATCAATGCAGAAGTGAAGGTGTCCATCAAAGAGGACACACAGAAAACAGGCAGAAATGTTATGCTGACCAAAGCCCACCAGGAGTTCAGTGACCTCTTCCAGAAGTATGTAGTTGATTTGGACAGCATTTCCACCCATCTCACACCTGGGGATCCAGGAGACCTCATGAatacgctgaaaaacatccagaaTGAGGAGACTAGGCTGGTACTAAATGTGTCTGCCAATGGCTGCGTTGTGTTTGGGCCGGCTCAGAGCATCATGGCAGTCGAGAAGGCTCTTGGGATGAAGACTACAGTAATGACATTTGGAATGGATCACAGCTCCACAGAGAAAGCATCTGGATTTGCTGGAGGACCGGTTTTGAGATCTCCAAAAACACCATGGTTGATTGGGATGGACATCAAAGATCCACTTTTGTCACACGGGCTGGCCATGGACCAGACTCACTGGGATCTAATGATATCTGCCTTTCATGAGAAAATAACAGCAATCAAAAATAAATTTAGAGTGGATTTCATGGTGGAAAAGTCTCCAGGCAAGGTAAAAATTAAAACCAGACCTACAACATCACACACTCCACCGGCAGTCTCTCTGGAAAGCCACGCCATCAGAGCTCTCATGCACCTCTACCAGAAGGTTGCGACATCAGCGATGAGCTGCCACCTGCTGGACCCTACCCATGCAAAGACTGTGGGGGACAAGCTGGAGGAGATCCTCCCTCGACACCGCTGTGTCTGGGCAGGAGAAAACTATGGTCCCTGTAGGCTGATCGGCCTACCGCAACATTTGGGCCCTGCTGTCAAAGAGCTAGAGATGATGCTGAAAAGGCCCATGTTTAAAGAAGAAGACAAGCACAAGATTGAGTATCCTGGCGCCAGATCCAGCACTGGAGCAGCCATGGGGGGAGCAGTCGGAGATGGAGGAGCAACAGGAGGGCCTGAAGATAATTGCTCCATATGCATGGACAGATTTATCAACAAGAGGAAGTTGTCCTGCAGCCATGAGTTTTGTACAGATTGTCTGAGGAAGGCAGTGGAATTCTCAGGCCCCAGATGTCCTTTGTGTAAGGATGTGTTTGGAAAGGTGGAGGGAGACCAGCCTGAGGGAACAATGAAAGTGAAACATGAAAGTTACCGCTGCATACCTGGATACCATGGCTACGGCATGATAGTTATCAGCTATGATATACCAAGTGGAAAACAGACG AAGAAACATTCCAACCCTGGAAAAGGATTCATTGGGGCCCATAGAATAGCTTATCTCCCTGACAACCAGGAGGGCAACGAAGTGCTGAAGTTACTGGAGAGAGCTTTCAACCAGAAGCTGATTTTCACAGTTGGGACCTCCAGAACCACTGGGACAGACGACTGTGTGACATGGAATGACATTCACCACAAGACCAACATCGATGGAGGGGCACAAGG ttttggttatcctgacccTGACTACCTGAGCAGAGTGAAGAGTGAGCTGAAAGCCAAAGGCATTGAATGA
- the LOC112216774 gene encoding E3 ubiquitin-protein ligase DTX3L isoform X7, giving the protein MSVDYPAEGDNGSARNKQSQRDQHSPINPQSTQDVDLNQAKDEREEKQTTLDEATVYVIVEWPWKAILSWKSILQKSLQSWLNNNFKETDCTVERLNGNVAEVKIHPPSVVEDLLKLKETQLTFKDKAKTSATVRFHGAIPPSFKPWNQSNSKPSSMEDLPPTSNMPQDVKLPITVSASIDIGGYKPEVRAALHRHYHTTDHKLAVKGSFDEVNQFHTEFTKIVRETETEPEADWNDNAEAAQSMTHNGMKTHEEPGQKEISFPVPLNHFVYMNQAYRKEMEDIEKRNGVKINAEVKVSIKEDTQKTGRNVMLTKAHQEFSDLFQKYVVDLDSISTHLTPGDPGDLMNTLKNIQNEETRLVLNVSANGCVVFGPAQSIMAVEKALGMKTTVMTFGMDHSSTEKASGFAGGPVLRSPKTPWLIGMDIKDPLLSHGLAMDQTHWDLMISAFHEKITAIKNKFRVDFMVEKSPGKVKIKTRPTTSHTPPAVSLESHAIRALMHLYQKVATSAMSCHLLDPTHAKTVGDKLEEILPRHRCVWAGENYGPCRLIGLPQHLGPAVKELEMMLKRPMFKEEDKHKIEYPGARSSTGAAMGGAVGDGGATGGPEDNCSICMDRFINKRKLSCSHEFCTDCLRKAVEFSGPRCPLCKDVFGKVEGDQPEGTMKVKHESYRCIPGYHGYGMIVISYDIPSGKQTKKHSNPGKGFIGAHRIAYLPDNQEGNEVLKLLERAFNQKLIFTVGTSRTTGTDDCVTWNDIHHKTNIDGGAQGFGYPDPDYLSRVKSELKAKGIE; this is encoded by the exons ATGAGTGTGGATTATCCTGCTGAAGGAGATAATGGCTCTGCTAGAAACAAACAATCACAGCGAGACCAACATTCTCCCATCAACCCCCAAAGCACTCAGGATGTG GACCTGAATCAGGCAAAGGACGAGAGAGAGGAAAAGCAGACCACTTTAGATGAGGCTACAGTCTATGTCATTGTGGAGTGGCCTTGGAAAGCAATATTGTCATGGAAGTCTATACTTCAAAAAAGTCTCCAGTCGTGGTTGAATAATAACTTTAAAGAAACAGATTGCACCGTGGAAAGGCTGAACGGAAACGTGGCCGAAGTCAAGATACATCCCCCATCAG TCGTTGAGGACCTTCTGAAGCTGAAGGAAACGCAGTTGACCTTCAAAGACAAGGCCAAGACATCAGCCACTGTGCGGTTTCACGGGGCTATACCACCATCATTTAAACCCTGGAATCAATCAAACAGTAAACCCAGCTCAATGGAAGACTTGCCTCCAACATCCAACATGCCACAGGAT GTCAAACTCCCAATAACTGTAAGTGCTAGCATTGACATCGGTGGCTACAAACCTGAAGTACGGGCTGCCCTTCACCGTCATTACCACACCACCGATCACAAGTTGGCTGTAAAAGGGAGCTTTGATGAAGTGAACCAGTTCCACACAGAGTTTACCAAGATCGTCAGGGAAACGGAAACCGAGCCAGAAGCAGATTGGAACGATAATGCAGAAGCAGCACAAAGCATGACTCACAATGGAATGAAGACCCATGAAGAACCTGGGCAGAAGGAAATTAGCTTTCCAGTCCCACTGAACCACTTTGTGTACATGAATCAGGCCTACCGGAAGGAGATGGAGGACATAGAGAAAAGAAATGGAGTCAAAATCAATGCAGAAGTGAAGGTGTCCATCAAAGAGGACACACAGAAAACAGGCAGAAATGTTATGCTGACCAAAGCCCACCAGGAGTTCAGTGACCTCTTCCAGAAGTATGTAGTTGATTTGGACAGCATTTCCACCCATCTCACACCTGGGGATCCAGGAGACCTCATGAatacgctgaaaaacatccagaaTGAGGAGACTAGGCTGGTACTAAATGTGTCTGCCAATGGCTGCGTTGTGTTTGGGCCGGCTCAGAGCATCATGGCAGTCGAGAAGGCTCTTGGGATGAAGACTACAGTAATGACATTTGGAATGGATCACAGCTCCACAGAGAAAGCATCTGGATTTGCTGGAGGACCGGTTTTGAGATCTCCAAAAACACCATGGTTGATTGGGATGGACATCAAAGATCCACTTTTGTCACACGGGCTGGCCATGGACCAGACTCACTGGGATCTAATGATATCTGCCTTTCATGAGAAAATAACAGCAATCAAAAATAAATTTAGAGTGGATTTCATGGTGGAAAAGTCTCCAGGCAAGGTAAAAATTAAAACCAGACCTACAACATCACACACTCCACCGGCAGTCTCTCTGGAAAGCCACGCCATCAGAGCTCTCATGCACCTCTACCAGAAGGTTGCGACATCAGCGATGAGCTGCCACCTGCTGGACCCTACCCATGCAAAGACTGTGGGGGACAAGCTGGAGGAGATCCTCCCTCGACACCGCTGTGTCTGGGCAGGAGAAAACTATGGTCCCTGTAGGCTGATCGGCCTACCGCAACATTTGGGCCCTGCTGTCAAAGAGCTAGAGATGATGCTGAAAAGGCCCATGTTTAAAGAAGAAGACAAGCACAAGATTGAGTATCCTGGCGCCAGATCCAGCACTGGAGCAGCCATGGGGGGAGCAGTCGGAGATGGAGGAGCAACAGGAGGGCCTGAAGATAATTGCTCCATATGCATGGACAGATTTATCAACAAGAGGAAGTTGTCCTGCAGCCATGAGTTTTGTACAGATTGTCTGAGGAAGGCAGTGGAATTCTCAGGCCCCAGATGTCCTTTGTGTAAGGATGTGTTTGGAAAGGTGGAGGGAGACCAGCCTGAGGGAACAATGAAAGTGAAACATGAAAGTTACCGCTGCATACCTGGATACCATGGCTACGGCATGATAGTTATCAGCTATGATATACCAAGTGGAAAACAGACG AAGAAACATTCCAACCCTGGAAAAGGATTCATTGGGGCCCATAGAATAGCTTATCTCCCTGACAACCAGGAGGGCAACGAAGTGCTGAAGTTACTGGAGAGAGCTTTCAACCAGAAGCTGATTTTCACAGTTGGGACCTCCAGAACCACTGGGACAGACGACTGTGTGACATGGAATGACATTCACCACAAGACCAACATCGATGGAGGGGCACAAGG ttttggttatcctgacccTGACTACCTGAGCAGAGTGAAGAGTGAGCTGAAAGCCAAAGGCATTGAATGA